A genomic segment from Hyalangium gracile encodes:
- a CDS encoding signal protein, which produces MGSQNRAWKRRTYLIDREFQLKYIFMLASIGAGSIALFGALAWWAHTAALEAGSGSEGFAGMTILWLTVLAVIGTAVALGLFGLVFTHRVAGPVHVMNLYVEALAAGHYPRLRPLRKYDELKKFFDRFSHAVDRIRAREAEEAQVLGQALAAFQPLAQSDEARAALKTLEELHLRKREAVNKPVSGSHPVAPSR; this is translated from the coding sequence ATGGGTTCACAGAATCGCGCCTGGAAGCGCCGCACGTACCTCATCGATCGAGAGTTTCAGCTGAAGTACATCTTCATGCTGGCGTCGATCGGAGCGGGCAGCATCGCCCTGTTCGGGGCGCTGGCGTGGTGGGCGCACACCGCGGCGCTCGAAGCGGGCTCGGGCTCGGAGGGCTTCGCGGGGATGACCATCCTCTGGCTCACCGTGCTGGCGGTGATAGGCACGGCGGTGGCGCTCGGCCTGTTCGGGCTGGTCTTCACCCACCGCGTGGCCGGGCCGGTGCACGTCATGAACCTCTATGTGGAGGCGCTGGCGGCCGGGCACTACCCGCGGCTGCGCCCGCTGCGCAAGTACGACGAGCTCAAGAAGTTCTTCGACCGCTTCAGCCACGCGGTGGACCGCATCCGCGCGCGCGAGGCGGAGGAGGCCCAGGTCCTCGGCCAGGCCCTGGCGGCCTTCCAGCCCCTGGCCCAGAGCGACGAGGCCCGCGCCGCGCTCAAGACGCTGGAGGAGCTGCACCTGCGCAAGCGCGAGGCGGTGAACAAGCCCGTCAGCGGCAGCCACCCGGTGGCGCCCTCGCGGTGA
- a CDS encoding type II 3-dehydroquinate dehydratase, translating to MRLLVLHGPNLNLLGEREGTTGGRFEDLDSALRARASSHGLELKIVQSNHEGVLIDTLQAERRNIAGVVVNPAGLFGSYALRDALEAVGVPAIEVHLDGARAKQSVLKDVCQAQLSGKGFDAYLQAIDRLAQGEAASGRERAKASAPGKAKTIGRKADASDEPEEQAPSKTLGRKSDGLVVAPARALARTAEAGGVAKTLGRKSQAADKPAKGEKTLGRGSKETPAANLLSRELVRQKIADRLSGKLTPSGLATWARTQYLEVQRGAPAESGYRDMLEDSLQTLTLSTLPASRLTDEQLVDMMTQLEG from the coding sequence ATGAGACTGCTGGTGCTGCACGGGCCGAACCTGAACCTGCTCGGGGAGCGGGAGGGCACCACGGGCGGACGGTTCGAGGACCTCGACAGCGCGCTTCGCGCCCGGGCCTCCAGCCACGGCCTCGAGCTGAAGATCGTCCAGTCCAACCACGAGGGCGTGCTCATCGACACCCTCCAGGCCGAGCGGCGGAACATCGCCGGCGTGGTGGTGAACCCCGCGGGGCTCTTCGGCTCGTACGCGCTGAGGGATGCCCTCGAGGCCGTGGGCGTGCCCGCCATCGAGGTCCACCTGGACGGCGCGCGCGCGAAGCAGTCCGTGCTGAAGGACGTGTGCCAGGCGCAGCTCTCCGGCAAGGGCTTCGACGCCTACCTCCAGGCGATCGATCGCCTCGCCCAGGGCGAGGCCGCCTCCGGCCGCGAGCGCGCGAAGGCCTCGGCGCCTGGGAAGGCGAAGACGATCGGCCGCAAGGCGGACGCCTCCGACGAGCCCGAGGAGCAGGCTCCCTCCAAGACGCTGGGGCGCAAGTCGGACGGGCTGGTGGTCGCGCCCGCCCGGGCCTTGGCACGCACGGCGGAGGCGGGCGGGGTGGCCAAGACGCTGGGCCGCAAGTCCCAGGCGGCAGACAAGCCCGCCAAGGGCGAGAAGACCCTGGGGCGCGGCTCGAAGGAGACGCCCGCGGCCAACCTGCTCTCCCGCGAGCTGGTCCGCCAGAAGATCGCCGACCGGCTCTCCGGCAAGCTGACCCCGAGCGGGCTGGCCACCTGGGCGCGCACGCAGTACCTGGAGGTGCAGCGAGGTGCTCCCGCCGAGAGCGGCTACCGGGACATGCTCGAGGACAGCCTGCAGACCCTCACCCTCTCCACCCTGCCCGCGAGCCGCCTCACGGATGAGCAGCTGGTGGACATGATGACCCAGCTCGAAGGATGA
- a CDS encoding two-component system sensor histidine kinase NtrB, with product MATHPSRELDSPSPGAQPAPREENSWLLRRLDSLLSPELRRASPTALVRHRFLVGAASFLLFFTLVYLLSALVTPSKAVPPLLATMGYLATLVVARGARTLVAPAMVLVVTLGIGMVGSVFMTLSPNASVHATTMLLPALAAYLLGPRLGLLMTGVFILALMVCFPLYLLHQGIAYAAAPTHIGPSHFFGGLAFLGAWWLGSLNSTARDAAQHSLESTLRVLRESEGKLSSVIESTDDVVISLDAQGRVITANSSAQRMYQQRLGTPLHPGQPLLPSGHERARLWELRLSQVMQGERLRVEEEHLIGERRVALDISLSPILGEEGRPVGMTIFGRDITTRKEAEARLGEMHRTLVDVSRQAGMAEVATGVLHNVGNTLNSVNISASLLTDQLRKSRLTNLAKAIQLLRENTADFTAFLTRDPQGRKLPHYLIALSDQLQEERESMIHEMASLSESVDHIKSIVSMQQKHARAAGAVEEVAVPRLIDEALRLHAVSFERHGIRIERDYAQVPSISVDRHKLLQILINLLSNARHALMDSPQQDKRLTIHVRREPEGERMLIQVEDNGVGISPEHLPQLFTQGFTTKKEGHGFGLHISALAATEMKGRLFCESPGPGQGATFTLELPLETS from the coding sequence ATGGCAACTCATCCATCCCGTGAGCTGGATTCGCCCTCCCCCGGGGCGCAGCCCGCGCCCCGCGAAGAGAACTCGTGGCTCCTGAGACGGCTGGACTCGCTGCTCTCGCCGGAGCTGCGCAGGGCCTCGCCCACGGCTCTCGTCCGTCACCGCTTCCTCGTGGGGGCCGCCAGCTTCCTGCTGTTCTTCACCCTGGTGTACCTGCTGTCCGCCCTGGTCACGCCCTCCAAGGCGGTGCCGCCGCTCCTGGCCACCATGGGCTACCTCGCCACCCTGGTCGTGGCCCGCGGGGCGCGCACGCTCGTGGCCCCGGCGATGGTCCTCGTGGTGACGCTCGGGATCGGCATGGTGGGCTCCGTGTTCATGACCCTGTCTCCGAACGCCAGCGTGCACGCCACGACCATGCTGCTGCCCGCGCTGGCGGCGTACCTGCTCGGGCCCCGCCTGGGCCTGCTCATGACCGGGGTCTTCATCCTGGCCCTGATGGTGTGCTTCCCGCTCTACCTCCTGCACCAGGGCATCGCCTATGCGGCGGCGCCCACGCACATCGGGCCCTCGCACTTCTTCGGCGGGCTGGCCTTCCTGGGCGCCTGGTGGCTGGGCTCGCTCAACAGCACCGCTCGGGACGCGGCACAGCACTCGCTGGAGAGCACGCTGAGGGTGCTCCGTGAGAGCGAGGGCAAGCTGAGCAGCGTCATCGAGAGCACCGATGACGTGGTGATCTCGCTGGACGCCCAGGGGCGGGTGATCACCGCCAACTCCTCGGCGCAGCGCATGTATCAGCAGCGCCTGGGCACGCCGCTCCACCCGGGGCAGCCGCTGCTGCCGAGCGGACATGAGCGCGCCAGGCTCTGGGAGCTGCGCCTCTCCCAGGTGATGCAGGGCGAGCGCCTGCGCGTCGAGGAGGAGCACCTCATCGGCGAGCGCCGCGTGGCGCTGGACATCAGCCTCAGCCCCATCCTGGGCGAGGAAGGCCGGCCCGTGGGGATGACCATCTTCGGCCGTGACATCACCACCCGGAAGGAGGCCGAGGCGCGCCTGGGCGAGATGCACCGCACGCTGGTGGATGTCTCCCGTCAGGCGGGCATGGCGGAGGTGGCCACCGGCGTGCTCCACAACGTGGGCAACACCCTCAACAGCGTCAACATCTCCGCCTCCCTCCTCACCGACCAGCTGCGCAAGTCCCGGCTCACCAACCTGGCCAAGGCCATCCAGCTGCTGCGCGAGAACACCGCCGACTTCACCGCCTTCCTCACGCGGGACCCCCAGGGCCGCAAGCTGCCCCACTACCTCATCGCCTTGTCGGATCAGCTCCAGGAGGAGCGCGAGTCCATGATCCACGAGATGGCCTCGCTGAGCGAGAGCGTGGACCACATCAAGTCCATCGTCAGCATGCAGCAGAAGCACGCGCGCGCCGCCGGCGCGGTGGAGGAGGTGGCCGTGCCTCGGCTCATCGACGAGGCGCTGCGCCTGCACGCGGTGTCCTTCGAGCGCCACGGCATCCGCATCGAGCGCGACTACGCCCAGGTCCCCTCCATCTCCGTGGATCGCCACAAGCTGCTGCAGATCCTCATCAACCTGCTGAGCAACGCGCGCCATGCGCTGATGGACAGCCCCCAGCAGGACAAGCGGCTGACCATCCACGTGCGGCGGGAGCCCGAGGGCGAACGGATGCTCATCCAGGTGGAGGACAACGGCGTCGGCATCTCCCCGGAGCACCTGCCCCAGCTGTTCACCCAGGGCTTCACCACCAAGAAGGAAGGGCACGGCTTCGGCCTGCACATCAGCGCCCTGGCCGCCACGGAGATGAAGGGCCGGCTCTTCTGCGAGAGTCCGGGCCCAGGCCAGGGCGCCACCTTCACGCTCGAGCTGCCACTGGAGACCTCTTGA
- the rsmB gene encoding 16S rRNA (cytosine(967)-C(5))-methyltransferase RsmB: MSARALAIQVLARVRATEAYLNVVLDTMLSERPLKDPRDTALATELAYGAARRQLSLDYAISRFADRKLDSMEDRVLAALRVGAYQLFHTRVPARAAVAETVQALKDLGVARAAGFVNAILRKLAELPGQPLPPESDVAEYLSVRESHPRWLVERWLRHFGRERAEAMLVADNQTPPIVVRANTSKVTREALLTQLREVGLDAQPTAMSPVGIILPPVGRLEEVYGYSEGLWQVQDEAAQLVGVYGAIPETARVLDACAAPGGKACHLAEAHEVVATDLHANKLPKIEAEAKRLGLTGRLRAVAHDATVPLPEDLGEFHAVLVDAPCSGLGTLRRHPELRYRRKEEDIGRLASLQRRILENCQEVVPPGGLLVYAVCTTEPQEGQDQVEMFLRSHPEWTAEPPVLPGVKLPMNQASLRTLPGPEGWDGFFAARLRKLY; the protein is encoded by the coding sequence ATGAGCGCTCGAGCCCTCGCCATCCAGGTGCTCGCGCGCGTGCGCGCCACCGAGGCCTACCTCAACGTCGTCCTCGACACGATGCTGTCGGAGAGGCCGCTGAAGGATCCCCGCGACACGGCGCTCGCCACGGAGCTGGCCTACGGCGCCGCGCGGCGGCAGCTCTCGCTGGACTACGCCATCTCCCGGTTCGCGGACCGGAAGCTGGACTCCATGGAGGACCGGGTGCTCGCCGCCCTGCGGGTGGGGGCCTACCAGCTCTTCCACACGCGGGTGCCCGCCCGGGCGGCCGTGGCCGAGACGGTGCAGGCCCTCAAGGACCTGGGCGTCGCGCGCGCGGCGGGCTTCGTCAACGCCATCCTGCGCAAGCTGGCGGAGCTGCCGGGCCAGCCGCTGCCGCCGGAGAGCGACGTCGCCGAGTACCTCTCCGTCCGGGAGAGCCACCCCCGCTGGCTGGTGGAGCGGTGGCTGCGCCACTTCGGCCGCGAGCGCGCCGAGGCGATGCTCGTGGCGGACAACCAGACGCCGCCCATCGTCGTGCGCGCCAACACGTCGAAGGTGACGCGCGAGGCCCTGCTGACGCAGCTGCGCGAGGTGGGGCTGGACGCCCAGCCCACGGCGATGTCCCCGGTGGGCATCATCCTTCCGCCGGTGGGGCGCCTCGAGGAGGTGTACGGCTACTCCGAGGGGCTCTGGCAGGTGCAGGACGAGGCGGCGCAGCTGGTGGGCGTGTACGGAGCGATCCCGGAGACGGCGCGCGTGCTGGACGCCTGCGCGGCGCCGGGCGGCAAGGCGTGCCACCTGGCCGAGGCGCACGAGGTGGTGGCCACGGACCTGCACGCCAACAAGCTGCCGAAGATCGAGGCCGAGGCGAAGCGGCTGGGGCTCACCGGGCGGCTGCGGGCGGTGGCGCATGACGCCACGGTGCCGCTGCCGGAGGACCTGGGCGAGTTCCACGCGGTGCTGGTGGACGCGCCGTGCTCCGGGCTGGGCACGCTGCGGCGCCACCCGGAGCTGCGCTACCGCCGCAAGGAGGAGGACATCGGCCGGCTGGCCTCGCTCCAGCGCCGCATCCTGGAGAACTGCCAGGAGGTGGTGCCGCCTGGAGGGCTGCTGGTGTACGCCGTGTGCACCACGGAGCCGCAGGAGGGGCAGGACCAGGTGGAGATGTTCCTGCGCAGCCACCCCGAGTGGACGGCGGAGCCGCCGGTGCTGCCCGGGGTGAAGCTGCCCATGAACCAGGCCTCGCTGCGCACCCTGCCGGGGCCCGAGGGCTGGGATGGCTTCTTCGCCGCCCGCCTGCGCAAGCTGTACTGA
- the fmt gene encoding methionyl-tRNA formyltransferase, whose amino-acid sequence MSRPRIVFMGTPEFAVASLSACFDIGDVVAVVTQPDKPKGRGNAISISPVKALALERGVTVLQPQKLRTPPFSEELRKLSPDVCVVTAYGKILPKDVLEVAPHGSVNVHASLLPRFRGAAPIQWAIAHGDSETGVALMRMDEGLDTGPVIAMKRLPIAPDDTSASLHEKLSRLGGEILRESLPAYLRGELKPVPQPSEGVVLAPIIQKEDGLLDFTRPAAELERRVRAFTPWPGAYTGLNGTRLKVHRTKLGTGRGAPGSILAAGPGGLEVACGEGSLVLLDVQPEGRRVMSAGDFLSGHKLAPGSQPFSAPVESKG is encoded by the coding sequence ATGAGCAGACCCCGGATCGTCTTCATGGGCACGCCCGAGTTCGCCGTGGCGTCGCTCTCGGCCTGCTTCGACATCGGCGATGTGGTGGCCGTCGTCACCCAGCCGGACAAGCCCAAGGGCCGCGGCAACGCCATCTCCATCTCCCCGGTGAAGGCGCTGGCGCTCGAGCGCGGCGTGACGGTGCTCCAGCCGCAGAAGCTGCGCACCCCGCCGTTCTCCGAGGAGCTGCGCAAGCTGTCGCCCGACGTGTGCGTGGTGACGGCTTACGGGAAGATCCTCCCCAAGGACGTGCTGGAGGTGGCGCCCCACGGCAGCGTCAACGTGCACGCCTCGCTGCTGCCGCGCTTCCGCGGCGCCGCTCCCATCCAGTGGGCCATCGCCCACGGGGACTCCGAGACGGGCGTGGCCCTCATGCGCATGGACGAGGGGCTCGACACCGGACCGGTGATCGCGATGAAGCGCCTGCCCATCGCCCCGGACGACACGAGCGCCAGCCTCCACGAGAAGCTCTCCCGGCTCGGCGGGGAGATCCTCCGCGAGTCGCTCCCCGCCTATCTGCGTGGGGAGCTGAAGCCCGTGCCGCAGCCCTCCGAGGGCGTGGTGCTGGCGCCCATCATCCAGAAGGAGGACGGGCTGCTGGACTTCACCCGCCCCGCGGCGGAGCTGGAGCGGCGGGTGCGCGCCTTCACGCCCTGGCCCGGCGCCTACACCGGGCTCAATGGGACGCGGCTCAAGGTGCACCGGACGAAGCTGGGCACCGGGCGGGGAGCTCCTGGCTCCATCCTGGCGGCGGGCCCGGGTGGGCTCGAGGTGGCTTGTGGCGAGGGCTCGCTCGTGCTCCTGGACGTCCAGCCGGAGGGCAGGCGGGTGATGAGCGCCGGCGATTTCCTCTCCGGCCATAAGCTGGCGCCGGGGAGCCAGCCGTTCTCGGCTCCGGTCGAGAGCAAGGGCTGA
- a CDS encoding HEAT repeat domain-containing protein, translated as MPRCLAALSVVLAVLVLSGCKGDPKTPEFWEKKLASAKRADGRVQVLESLRSSGNLQEGFLPMLHARLAAEKRPEVKAALARTIGDLKSPTSLEPLQAALDPSATDSDTALANKELAAALGRLGDARAAPALTGLLRAKDNYTRIEAIQALGLLRAPQAVEPLVKLASDEETENFLKKKAIEALGRIGDAKAVPVLMRMLTQERQGVSFYVESSFALYQVGTPAADALIAAMEGRDTELTKWAQQNGVHPASYAMKGAQVLGDLRDRRAEAALIKQLSFTDSNPQVQALVRMQAAEALGRMRSTAAVKPLAALATEEDPTVRTSYVRGLVLLGGRDALPSLTKAAGQGDWYAREVAMRAVALLGNDQEQQLFTKWAQNEPALATKECQEYGGDGCDNPEALGMKRGETILRYGKVLEAAKACGADPGCWAQKLGDKDPRVVERAALELGRKGSPQHAVAMAEKLAEKDLDTRFALIQALDWMVGDSKEAATKAREALPKIQAQLADEKGNSQFVKVNEDLRRLAFRLERT; from the coding sequence ATGCCCCGCTGCCTTGCCGCGTTGAGCGTCGTGCTCGCTGTCCTCGTCCTCTCGGGGTGCAAGGGCGACCCGAAGACACCCGAGTTCTGGGAGAAGAAGCTCGCCAGCGCGAAGCGGGCGGACGGACGGGTCCAGGTGCTGGAGTCGCTGCGCAGCTCCGGCAACCTCCAGGAGGGCTTCCTGCCCATGCTGCACGCCCGGCTGGCGGCGGAGAAGCGGCCGGAGGTGAAGGCGGCCCTGGCCCGGACGATTGGCGACCTGAAGAGCCCCACCTCCCTGGAGCCGCTGCAGGCCGCGCTGGACCCGAGCGCCACGGACAGCGACACCGCCCTGGCCAACAAGGAGCTGGCGGCGGCGCTGGGCAGGCTGGGAGACGCTCGGGCCGCCCCCGCGCTCACGGGGCTCTTGCGCGCCAAGGACAACTACACCCGCATCGAGGCCATCCAGGCACTGGGGCTCTTGCGCGCGCCCCAGGCGGTGGAGCCGCTGGTGAAGCTCGCCTCGGATGAGGAGACGGAGAACTTCCTGAAGAAGAAGGCCATCGAGGCGCTGGGCCGCATCGGCGACGCGAAGGCCGTGCCCGTGCTGATGCGGATGCTGACCCAGGAGCGCCAGGGCGTCTCCTTCTATGTGGAGAGCTCCTTCGCGCTCTACCAGGTGGGCACTCCGGCGGCGGACGCGCTGATCGCGGCGATGGAGGGCCGGGACACGGAGCTGACGAAGTGGGCCCAGCAGAACGGCGTGCACCCGGCCAGCTACGCCATGAAGGGCGCGCAGGTGCTCGGGGACCTGAGGGATCGCCGCGCGGAGGCGGCGCTCATCAAGCAGCTGTCGTTCACGGACTCCAATCCGCAGGTCCAGGCATTGGTGCGGATGCAGGCGGCGGAGGCGCTGGGGCGGATGCGGTCCACGGCGGCGGTGAAGCCGCTCGCCGCGCTGGCCACCGAGGAGGATCCCACGGTGCGCACCTCCTACGTACGGGGGCTGGTGCTGCTGGGCGGGCGCGACGCGCTGCCGTCCCTGACGAAGGCGGCGGGCCAGGGCGACTGGTACGCCCGAGAGGTGGCCATGCGGGCCGTGGCGCTGCTGGGCAACGATCAGGAGCAGCAGCTCTTCACGAAGTGGGCGCAGAACGAGCCGGCCCTGGCGACCAAGGAGTGCCAGGAGTACGGCGGGGACGGCTGTGACAACCCCGAGGCGCTCGGCATGAAGCGGGGGGAGACGATCCTCCGCTACGGCAAGGTGCTGGAGGCGGCGAAGGCGTGCGGCGCGGACCCGGGCTGCTGGGCGCAGAAGCTGGGAGACAAGGACCCGCGAGTGGTGGAGCGGGCGGCGCTGGAGCTGGGGCGCAAGGGCAGCCCGCAGCACGCGGTGGCCATGGCCGAGAAGCTCGCCGAGAAGGACCTGGACACGCGCTTCGCGCTCATCCAGGCGCTGGACTGGATGGTGGGAGACTCCAAGGAGGCCGCGACGAAGGCGCGCGAGGCGCTGCCGAAGATCCAGGCCCAGCTCGCCGACGAGAAGGGCAACTCCCAGTTCGTGAAGGTAAATGAGGATCTGCGCCGGCTCGCCTTCCGGCTCGAGCGGACCTGA